One window of the Vigna radiata var. radiata cultivar VC1973A chromosome 1, Vradiata_ver6, whole genome shotgun sequence genome contains the following:
- the LOC106757853 gene encoding uncharacterized protein LOC106757853 yields MRNRGEQDGNGPEQSRHRGEENNPNVARRNGATRLDGENSGANFRHRNEDYRNISEGRGPTVADRDPNRPDQAEGLHPFTVQVMRTIMPENKVLPAMERYGGSTDPVKHLRSFIDTMAVYSSDEMVWCRVFSLSLKGEALDWFHSLSPNTIDSFATLRRLFSQQYISNKTPGMTYTTLMRMRQGREESLKGFMERFNKTARQVRNIDQRLIVSALTSALKPGPFVDYLYAEEPQNMAELQNKLTSFIRIEEGRAYHKGQEVEPRGQVRKENNNRRMPRVEEGPIGQRRVEQSRILQHAHHTPLNAPRVRVMEEALRADLLKVVRAPTPLGADENKYCRYHQNRGHTTEECTTLKDKLENLVQAGHLQKFVQRYKRGASNVIRHKGERSHQPDRSRSRSRSRERVTRGVINTISGGFAGGGSSVSARKRHLRGLHHVNQTGIERKSMPMISFSDEDFHAPDPDQDDPMVIIAMIARYQVGKVLIDQGSSANILYWKTFQQMDIPEGAVRPFHEQIVGFAGERVDTRGYIELKVSLGLEKDAKELQIRFLLVDADTSYNALFG; encoded by the coding sequence ATGCGGAATAGGGGAGAGCAGGATGGGAACGGCCCCGAACAGAGTAGGCATAGAGGCGAGGAGAACAATCCAAATGTGGCCCGCAGAAATGGTGCTACTAGGTTGGACGGCGAAAACAGTGGAGCTAACTTTCGTCACCGCAACGAAGACTATCGTAATATATCAGAAGGACGGGGCCCAACGGTAGCCGACCGAGACCCTAATAGACCCGATCAGGCAGAAGGACTTCATCCTTTCACAGTGCAAGTTATGCGGACAATTATGCCAGAAAATAAGGTGTTGCCCGCAATGGAAAGATATGGAGGCTCGACGGATCCCGTCAAACACCTTCGATCCTTCATTGACACTATGGCGGTATATTCATCCGATGAAATGGTGTGGTGTCGAGTCTTCTCACTATCGCTAAAAGGAGAGGCTTTAGACTGGTTTCACTCGCTGTCACCTAATACGATTGATAGTTTTGCCACCCTCCGAAGATTATTCAGTCAACAGTATATATCAAACAAGACACCGGGGATGACATACACAACCCTGATGAGGATGAGACAAGGAAGAGAAGAGTCACTTAAAGGATTCATGGAAAGATTCAACAAAACAGCTCGACAAGTACGTAATATTGACCAGAGGTTAATAGTTAGTGCCTTAACTTCTGCCCTAAAACCTGGACCGTTCGTGGACTATTTGTATGCTGAGGAGCCCCAGAATATGGCCGagctacaaaataaattaaccaGTTTTATTCGTATCGAAGAGGGAAGAGCTTATCACAAAGGGCAAGAAGTCGAACCAAGGGGACAAGTAAGAAAGGAGAACAATAATCGAAGGATGCCCAGAGTAGAAGAAGGACCGATCGGGCAACGCAGGGTAGAACAATCGCGAATCTTGCAACACGCTCATCATACACCCCTTAACGCTCCTCGAGTTCGGGTAATGGAAGAAGCTTTAAGGGCTGACTTATTGAAAGTTGTTCGAGCCCCCACACCGTTGGGAGCAGACGAAAATAAGTATTGTCGGTATCATCAGAATAGAGGGCACACAACGGAAGAGTGCACAACCCTGAAAGACAAACTGGAAAATCTTGTTCAAGCTGGGCACTTACAAAAGTTTGTACAACGTTATAAAAGAGGAGCATCGAACGTGATAAGGCATAAAGGAGAAAGAAGTCATCAACCAGACCGAAGCAGAAGTAGAAGCCGAAGCAGAGAAAGAGTGACCAGAGGGGTTATAAATACTATCTCTGGAGGGTTCGCAGGGGGAGGTTCGTCAGTGTCAGCGCGTAAAAGGCATTTGAGAGGCTTACATCATGTGAATCAAACAGGAATAGAACGAAAATCTATGCCTATGATCTCATTCTCAGATGAAGATTTTCACGCTCCAGATCCCGATCAGGACGACCCAATGGTAATAATAGCCATGATCGCTCGATATCAGGTGGGAAAAGTCTTAATCGATCAAGGAAGTTCGGCTAACATTTTATACTGGAAAACCTTTCAACAGATGGATATACCAGAAGGAGCGGTTCGACCTTTTCATGAACAGATAGTCGGATTTGCAGGAGAACGGGTGGATACTAGAGGGTACATCGAGCTCAAAGTGAGCTTAGGATTGGAAAAGGATGCCAAGGAACTTCAGATCCGTTTCCTGCTCGTGGATGCAGACACTTCATATAACGCACTCTTCGGATGA